The Myxococcales bacterium region TCCACATCGCCGCTGATCTGGACGCCATCATGAGCGATCAGCGCCCCGCCGATGCGCGCCGTGGATGAGGCGCTGAAGGCACCGTTGACGCCGACGTCGGCAGCGCCGCCGAGCGTCGCTTTCGTTTCAAGCGAGCCGGACAGCGAGAGATCGTTGCAGACGCAAATGGCGCGCTGGAACACGGCGTTCGCCGGCGCGTAAGGACAGGTGCCCGAGACGAGCTTTGTCGAAGGAACCTCTTCCGGGGCCCGCAGGAAGGTCGGACCGGCGGTCTGCGGCCCCGAGGCGCCGTCGACATCAAGCGGACCGGAGCCAGAACATGCCGTGAGCAACGTCAGGGCAGCGGTGAATTTTGTCGTGCGGATGAGCATGGAACCTCCGTGGGGCTCCGGCACTGTTGCGAAGGCTAGGCCAAGGTGCGCCACAACGATCTCGGGAGGTTGCGAGACGGCAGCTGCGTCGGACGCGTTCCGTTCGGGCGCGCCGCGCGGCGTGCGGCGCGTCACCGGCGACGCAGCCGGTATCGCGAGGCCGCCGCTACGGCGGCACGATGCGCGTGTACTCATGTGGAGGCGGCTCGCAAGGACCGTCACGCCGGAAGAGCATGAAGCCCCGACTCTCGGGCCCCTCGCGGTAGTCCTTGGGCTGCTGAAACTCGCGCCGGGCAATGAGGACGTTGGCAGACCGCAAGTTCCGGGGCGAAAACGCGAAGAGCAGCGGCACATCGCGATGCAAATACGCAAAGCCACCGGTCGACGACCAAGGGATGTCCTTGAGCACCACGCCGCAGGTGTCGTCCGCCGCGCCGGCGGCCCATAGCAAGCGATTGATGCCCTCGGCCGCGTGCCACGGACTGTCGTTGTCGAAGGCGAGTCCCGCCGCGAGGCCGTCTTCGTGGCCGAGATCACCGAAGGTCATGAAGGCCGCTCGCTCTCCAAAGCCCGCCACCGACAGCACAACAAGTGCGACCGCGAGCGCCGCTGCCACGGGCCGGCGCGCGAGCGATGGCCACCGGCCCGTGACCCACGCCGCGCACACGGGCAGCGCCATCGACAGGCCAGCGGCGGCCACCGTCAAGGCGAGCGGAACCGGCGGCAACAGGTAGCGGTACTCCTTGTGCGGCACCGCCGAATGAACGAGAAAGTAGACGCCCACGAGCGCGACGTAGCGCCCCCACGAGCGCCAAGCCAGGGTGAGCCCCGCGAGCACCACAAGCATGACGACTCCGCCGGAGCGCCAGGTCGTCTGCCAGTAGTAGCCAAACGGAAGCGCGCCCCACGACGCGCCGCCGGTCTCCGCGTGAAAGCGTGCGTACTGCACAAAAGAGTAAAAGGGACGGCCCCAGGTGACGTAGTCGAGCATCCCGCCTGCGAGGCCGGCGATGGCCGCTCCCGCGGCAAAGGCCCCGGCGTCGCGGAAGCGTCGTTCGGCGAAGAGCACGCCAGCGAGGCCGACGACCACGAGACCGTTTTGGTAGCGAAAGAACACGGCGACGCCGGCGAGCGCGCCTGCCGTCGCGAGGCGTCGCCACGACACCGCATCGCGATCACTCGCCGAACGGTGGGAGAGGAGCGCGCCGGCCA contains the following coding sequences:
- a CDS encoding glycosyltransferase family 39 protein, translating into MNERPHLGPLARGAVLALALAPRLWAAFADQGLFWPDEFFQSLEQAHRFAFGYGIVPWEFAEGARSWLFPGLIGLLWKFLSALGVKSAVTLVVAAKLAMVAASVVTAELAMRLALRMAGPRAAILAGTWVALFPATVLFGSKCMTETVSAPLLLAGALLSHRSASDRDAVSWRRLATAGALAGVAVFFRYQNGLVVVGLAGVLFAERRFRDAGAFAAGAAIAGLAGGMLDYVTWGRPFYSFVQYARFHAETGGASWGALPFGYYWQTTWRSGGVVMLVVLAGLTLAWRSWGRYVALVGVYFLVHSAVPHKEYRYLLPPVPLALTVAAAGLSMALPVCAAWVTGRWPSLARRPVAAALAVALVVLSVAGFGERAAFMTFGDLGHEDGLAAGLAFDNDSPWHAAEGINRLLWAAGAADDTCGVVLKDIPWSSTGGFAYLHRDVPLLFAFSPRNLRSANVLIARREFQQPKDYREGPESRGFMLFRRDGPCEPPPHEYTRIVPP